CTTCACTTTACGAAATATATCAAAACAAAAGCAGCTCTTCAGCACAGGGAGTGAGATTAGCCGGCCAAAAACCTGCCGTAATAAGCCTGCTGCTTGTGCTGGTTTATTTAAGTGTAAACTCCTTTTGGAATGTGCGTGTTTCATTCAGAAAGTTTGATGTAGAGAAAAATGTCAGAATTGCCGAAAAGTATATGGACCCCAACACACATAAATTGAACATTCTGGCTCCGATGACCTATATATTCAATGAAATGGGCAATTTTAAAAGGATACAAAGCGACCTTAGCCTTGCCGAGATGCAGAAAGCCGGTAAAAAGATTGCAGGGTCACAGTTACTGAATTATGCCGATAGCATGAAAATAGACTACTTGCTGATTACTGATGAATACAAAGACCGGTTCAAAATCAGCAGCATTTCTGTCGCAGACTTAAAAAAATATGGTTTTACTATTGTCGGAAACGAACCAGGCATCATCATTCTGAAAAACAATCCTTAAAATCAATGAAGTATTCAACTGAACTTTCGGCTTGCAAGAACATCATATGGGATTGGAACGGCACTTTGCTCAACGACCTTGACATTTGCGTGGTATCCATCAACCGTTTGCTTCAAAAACGCCGCCTGCCTCAGCTGAACATTCAAAAGTACCTTGAAATTTTCACCTTTCCGGTGAAAGATTATTATGTATCTGCCGGTTTTGATTTCAATCAGGAACCCTATGAAATGGTAGCTGTTGAATTTATGGATCACTATCTTGATTTGGTAAAGACAGCCGGCTTACATTCCAACGTTAACGAAACGCTGCACTTTTTCAAAAACAGCGGCCGGGAACAAATTATTTTATCGGCCATGGAACAGACCGAACTTTTGAAACTGGTAAAAGCTCACCAGATTGAAACACATTTTAACGCTGTTTATGGTATTGAAGACCATCTGGCTTTTGGAAAAATCGGGCTGGCTAAATCGACCATGCTGAAAACAGGATTCAAACATTCGGAAACCTGCCTGATTGGCGACACCCTGCACGATGCAGAGGTAGCTCATGAACTTGGCATTCATTGCCTGCTTGTTGCCAACGGGCATCAATCAGCACAAAGGCTTCAATCCTCTGGGTATTCTGTAATAGAAAGTTTAAAGGAAATTGAAAAAGTATTCGAAAAATCACCCATAAGTCAATAAAGCTTATTTTTCTTCCTTTACCATACGCTCAACCTCTTTGTCGTAATATTCTTCAGCCTGCAGAAATCCCCCTGCCCAAACTTCCTTCTTTTCGGCTACTCCTTTTTCATTCAAATGAATCCATACACCATCTTTAAAATTATTGGTATATGGGCCCGACACCATCACCCGGCCGCTTGCATAATAAAAAGTAGCAAGTCCTTCAAGCTTTCCCTGCTTATATCT
This Lentimicrobiaceae bacterium DNA region includes the following protein-coding sequences:
- a CDS encoding HAD family hydrolase, which gives rise to MKYSTELSACKNIIWDWNGTLLNDLDICVVSINRLLQKRRLPQLNIQKYLEIFTFPVKDYYVSAGFDFNQEPYEMVAVEFMDHYLDLVKTAGLHSNVNETLHFFKNSGREQIILSAMEQTELLKLVKAHQIETHFNAVYGIEDHLAFGKIGLAKSTMLKTGFKHSETCLIGDTLHDAEVAHELGIHCLLVANGHQSAQRLQSSGYSVIESLKEIEKVFEKSPISQ